Proteins found in one Macaca nemestrina isolate mMacNem1 chromosome 4, mMacNem.hap1, whole genome shotgun sequence genomic segment:
- the LOC105498541 gene encoding large ribosomal subunit protein uL15-like: protein MPSRLRKTGKLWGHVSHGHGRIGKHRKHPGGRGNAGGLHHHRINFDKYHPGYFGKVGMRHYHLKRNQSFCPTVNLDKLWTLVSEQTRVNPAKNKTGAAPIIDVVRSGYYKVLGKGKLPKQPVIVKAKFFSRRAEEKIKGVGGACVLVA, encoded by the coding sequence ATGCCATCCAGACTGAGGAAGACCGGGAAACTTTGGGGCCACGTGAGCCACGGCCACGGCCGCATAGGCAAGCACCGGAAGCACCCCGGAGGCCGCGGTAATGCTGGTGGTCTGCATCACCACCGGATCAACTTCGACAAATACCACCCAGGCTACTTTGGGAAAGTTGGTATGAGGCATTACCACTTAAAGAGGAACCAGAGCTTCTGCCCAACTGTCAACCTTGACAAATTGTGGACTTTGGTCAGTGAGCAGACACGGGTGAATCCTGCTAAAAACAAGACTGGGGCTGCTCCCATCATTGATGTGGTGCGATCGGGCTACTACAAAGTTCTGGGAAAGGGAAAGCTCCCAAAGCAGCCTGTCATCGTGAAGGCCAAATTCTTCAGCAGAAGAGCTGAGGAGAAGATTAAGGGTGTTGGGGGGGCCTGTGTCCTGGTGGCTTGA